GAAGTATTCTCTTTCCTCCTTCTGATCCGAAAAATGACATCGGCGTGTTGTTTATTGAAACTAGCGGTTGTCTGCCTATGTGTGGGCATGGCACGATTGGCACGGTGACCATTGCCATTGAAGAAGGGCTGATTACTCCCAAAGTGCCAGGTAAGTTGAGATTGGAAACCCCCGCTGGGCTAGTCTTGGTTGATTATTTACAAGAAGGCAAAAAAGTTAAGTGGGTCAAATTGACTAACGTCAAATCATACCTAGCAGCTGAAAACCTAACCATAGAAAGCAGTGATCTGGGAGAGTTAACTTTTGATGTGGCTTATGGTGGAAATTTTTATGCAATCGTAGACCCACAGAAAAACTTCTCTGGTGTTCATAAAAACACGGCCGGCGACTTGATCCGGTGGAGCCAGGAGCTGCGCAACAAAATCAACGACAAGTACGAGTTTGTACATCCAGAAAATGATACCATCCGAGGGCTGTCCCACATGCTGTGGACCGGCGACCCTATCGACCCTACTTCCACTGCCCGAAATGCCGTGTTCTACGGAGACAAGGCGATCGACAGGTCGCCATGCGGCACAGGCACCTCAGCTAGATTGGCTCAATGGCATGCCAAGGGAAAATTAAAAATGGGAGAAGAATTCGTGCATGAGAGCTACATTGGATCTAAATTTATTGGAAGAGTGGAAGAAGAAACAACTCTTGGTGACAAGCCTGCCATCGTGCCAAGCATTCAAGGATGGGCACAAGTCACCGGGTACAACAATATTATTATTGATGACGATGATCCGTATGCACACGGGTTTCAAGTGATATAATAACCAACGTCACTTCGAGCGAAGCGAGAAGTCCCCCTGCCGCTTGCAGATCCGATGGGGATATCTCCC
The sequence above is drawn from the Reichenbachiella sp. genome and encodes:
- a CDS encoding 4-hydroxyproline epimerase; this encodes MSRKTFFCVDAHTCGNPVRVVAGGGPNLIGANMSEKRQHFLKEYDWIRTGLMFEPRGHDMMSGSILFPPSDPKNDIGVLFIETSGCLPMCGHGTIGTVTIAIEEGLITPKVPGKLRLETPAGLVLVDYLQEGKKVKWVKLTNVKSYLAAENLTIESSDLGELTFDVAYGGNFYAIVDPQKNFSGVHKNTAGDLIRWSQELRNKINDKYEFVHPENDTIRGLSHMLWTGDPIDPTSTARNAVFYGDKAIDRSPCGTGTSARLAQWHAKGKLKMGEEFVHESYIGSKFIGRVEEETTLGDKPAIVPSIQGWAQVTGYNNIIIDDDDPYAHGFQVI